A portion of the Gammaproteobacteria bacterium genome contains these proteins:
- a CDS encoding TlpA family protein disulfide reductase — MLALGASPFIYADEIRPVPPCNLKQMDSDESFNLHRYHGKVVYVDFWASWCGPCVKSFPFLNTLDRDLKGQGLEVLGINLDENLEDASAFLARHPAGFSIAIDPDKSCPRDFGVQGMPTSYLVDRQGRIRFVHLGFRPGEAGQLRSKIEQLLNEPATEL; from the coding sequence ATGCTCGCACTGGGCGCCAGCCCGTTCATTTACGCAGACGAGATACGGCCCGTCCCGCCGTGCAATCTGAAACAGATGGACTCCGACGAGTCCTTCAATCTGCACCGGTATCACGGCAAGGTCGTGTACGTCGATTTCTGGGCCTCGTGGTGCGGTCCCTGCGTGAAGTCATTTCCATTTCTGAACACGCTCGATCGCGACCTCAAGGGACAGGGGCTGGAAGTGCTGGGCATCAACCTGGATGAGAACCTGGAGGATGCGTCCGCCTTTCTCGCCAGGCACCCGGCCGGATTCAGCATCGCCATCGATCCCGACAAGAGCTGTCCCAGGGACTTCGGCGTGCAGGGCATGCCGACATCGTATCTCGTCGATCGCCAGGGGAGGATCCGGTTCGTGCATCTCGGATTCCGGCCGGGAGAGGCCGGCCAGCTCAGATCGAAGATCGAGCAATTACTGAATGAACCAGCCACGGAACTTTGA